A genomic window from Gemmatimonadaceae bacterium includes:
- a CDS encoding GspE/PulE family protein: MTAPTEALIELAAGVSREYLLHHRVCPKGLSSSGELVLAATKDVLRTGVDELAAAYRRDVVVESVEQDELERLVERLTTRAERTIELARAEAGESSDDLATDVRDLANQPPVIRYVNLLVRDAYDAAASDIHLEATRTGLGARFRVDGVLVPAPEPPSHLHHAVVSRIKLLAELDIAERRRPQDGRIRVRLEARELDLRVSTIPTMYGESVVLRLLDHGGRPVTLDELGMSAPVLKDMALLSARPHGMLLVTGPTGSGKTTTLYGALQRRNSRVEKIITVEDPIEYQLPGITQMPVHRQAGVTFGAALRAILRQDPDVVMIGEMRDQETAEISVQAAMTGHLVFSTLHTNDAVSAIPRLLDLGIPDYLVAATLEGILAQRLVRRICDDCRESYEPSPETVAAVAGRPVGHVKLVRGAGCPACRGTGYRGRLGIFEMLSVTDDVRDAIAARASRAQLRLLATHAGLIPLRTDGWHKVESGLTTVEEVARVVQD, translated from the coding sequence ATGACCGCACCGACAGAAGCACTCATCGAGCTGGCCGCCGGCGTCTCGCGCGAGTACCTGCTGCACCATCGCGTCTGCCCGAAGGGACTGTCGTCGAGCGGTGAGCTCGTCCTCGCCGCGACGAAGGATGTGCTGCGCACCGGCGTCGACGAGCTGGCGGCGGCGTATCGCCGCGACGTCGTCGTGGAGTCGGTCGAGCAGGATGAATTGGAGCGATTGGTCGAGCGACTGACGACGCGTGCCGAGCGAACGATCGAGCTCGCGCGCGCCGAGGCCGGCGAGTCGAGCGACGATCTCGCCACCGACGTGCGCGATCTCGCCAATCAACCGCCGGTCATTCGATACGTGAATCTCCTCGTGCGCGATGCGTACGACGCCGCGGCCAGCGACATCCATCTCGAAGCGACTCGGACCGGACTCGGCGCACGCTTCCGCGTCGACGGCGTGCTCGTGCCCGCGCCCGAACCGCCGAGTCATCTGCATCACGCGGTGGTGTCGCGGATCAAGCTGCTGGCGGAATTGGATATCGCCGAGCGGCGTCGCCCGCAGGACGGACGCATTCGCGTACGCCTCGAGGCGCGCGAGCTCGATCTCCGCGTCTCGACGATTCCCACGATGTACGGCGAGAGCGTGGTGCTGCGTCTGCTCGATCACGGTGGGCGGCCGGTGACGCTCGACGAACTTGGCATGTCCGCGCCGGTGCTCAAGGACATGGCGCTCCTCTCGGCGCGGCCGCATGGCATGCTGCTCGTCACCGGACCGACAGGCAGCGGAAAGACGACGACGCTGTACGGCGCGCTTCAGCGCCGCAACTCGCGCGTCGAGAAGATCATCACGGTCGAAGATCCGATCGAGTATCAACTCCCCGGCATCACGCAGATGCCGGTGCATCGCCAGGCAGGCGTGACGTTCGGCGCCGCGTTGCGCGCCATTCTTCGCCAGGACCCCGACGTCGTGATGATCGGCGAGATGCGCGATCAGGAGACCGCCGAGATCTCGGTGCAGGCGGCGATGACGGGGCACCTGGTCTTCAGCACGCTGCACACGAACGATGCCGTGTCGGCGATTCCGCGTCTGCTCGATCTCGGCATTCCGGACTATCTCGTCGCGGCGACGCTCGAGGGAATTCTCGCGCAGCGGCTCGTGCGGCGCATCTGCGACGACTGCCGCGAGTCGTATGAGCCGAGTCCGGAGACGGTCGCGGCGGTTGCGGGGCGGCCGGTGGGACATGTGAAACTGGTGCGCGGCGCCGGTTGTCCGGCGTGCCGGGGCACTGGGTATCGCGGGCGTTTGGGAATCTTCGAGATGCTGAGCGTCACTGACGACGTGCGCGAT
- a CDS encoding helix-turn-helix domain-containing protein, whose amino-acid sequence MITRTDLIDVLFVIVPHSLLLDVAGPAEAFRLANQHRELHGLPPRFRLRFAGPRTTQETSVGLAIAGLEPLPHHLSPGTWVVVVGQPSEHLGDVTPAKIETVRWLQSSLAAAVRDASNAHRLLTICSGTLLAARAGLLDGRRCTTHHAVLDTLRALAPRAKVIENRVFVIDGPVASSAGITAGIDVALHLIANECGEALAASVAEDMVVYLRRSDRDPERSPFRLHRRHLHATVHRVQNAITDEPERDWNMAALALTGHTTERHLLRLFLEHAGVSPLQYLQAIRLERAKQALEHGASVTHAAAVAGFRSDLQMRRAWNRQWGGSPRDALKVDRATSV is encoded by the coding sequence ATGATCACTCGCACCGATCTCATCGACGTGCTCTTCGTCATCGTGCCGCATTCATTGCTGCTCGATGTCGCCGGTCCTGCCGAAGCGTTTCGTCTCGCCAATCAGCATCGCGAGCTCCACGGGTTGCCGCCGCGGTTTCGCCTCCGTTTCGCCGGGCCGCGCACCACACAGGAAACGTCGGTCGGCCTGGCGATCGCGGGACTGGAGCCGTTGCCGCACCATCTCTCGCCAGGGACGTGGGTCGTGGTCGTCGGTCAGCCCAGCGAACATCTGGGCGACGTCACGCCGGCCAAGATCGAGACTGTACGCTGGCTCCAATCGTCGCTCGCCGCGGCAGTGCGCGACGCTTCGAATGCGCATCGTTTGCTGACGATCTGCTCGGGAACGCTGCTCGCGGCGCGCGCCGGACTTCTCGATGGCCGGCGGTGCACCACCCATCATGCGGTGCTCGACACGCTCCGCGCCCTGGCGCCACGAGCCAAGGTGATCGAGAATCGCGTGTTCGTCATCGATGGCCCTGTCGCGTCGAGCGCGGGCATCACCGCGGGGATTGACGTCGCGCTGCATCTGATCGCCAACGAATGCGGCGAGGCGTTGGCGGCGAGCGTCGCCGAGGATATGGTCGTTTATCTTCGACGGTCGGATCGCGATCCGGAACGATCCCCGTTTCGACTGCATCGCCGGCACCTGCACGCCACGGTGCATCGCGTGCAGAACGCGATCACGGACGAGCCGGAACGCGACTGGAACATGGCGGCGCTCGCGCTGACCGGTCACACCACGGAGCGCCACTTGCTTCGCCTCTTTCTCGAGCACGCGGGCGTGTCACCCTTGCAGTACCTCCAGGCGATCCGGCTCGAGCGGGCGAAGCAGGCGCTCGAGCATGGAGCGAGTGTCACACACGCCGCGGCGGTCGCGGGATTCCGTTCGGATCTACAGATGCGGCGCGCGTGGAACAGACAGTGGGGCGGTTCACCGCGCGACGCGCTGAAAGTCGATCGCGCGACCAGCGTCTAG
- a CDS encoding SusC/RagA family TonB-linked outer membrane protein — protein sequence MRRFSVSLLAAFFSAALSATASAQRRVSGQVSDSAGTAIPAATVLVQGTTIAAVTNTEGQFVIDKVPAGAQTLVVRRIGFRRTAALLSSTANTITILVGRDPLQLDEVVVTGQATSVSTQNAANAVTIVNSAELQRAPQPNIENALQGKVPGAVITQNSGAPGGGVQVQIRGSNTVNGNYQPLYVIDGVIVDNTAVSIGLNSITGAGGGITSNQDQMVNRVADLNPEDIQDIQILKGPSAGAIYGSRGANGVIVITTKKGQAGAPSFNIIQRLGTQTLANKYDLRCFTFDQAVAEAKADFGIDLTQADYAGCVDPQEIIYGNHLLSYETNMSLHGGFQSSGTSYFLSGTVKHDGGLSVNSGYSKQSLRTNLAQLIGSKLNLTGSTEILHTLTERGIFGNDNNNIAPYTIMGATPTYFDPRRVDPTTGALVKDPFIAGGANVLQDEQSVRTPEDVFRLIGNLQADWSILTTQRQALNFTMLGGVDAYNDHSFIYSPPNTYVEQSGNISPFPGSVVDGNADVVNANLQGTLIHKITMRFGTASTSAGFRQEHQSFVQDVDRGQGLFPGITNFATAVQTAVTQLHSLTKTFSYFAQEEFLTLQERLMVTAAINGERSSTNGDSAKFYAFPKFAVSYNMPLGRFGLDNAKFRLSTGQAGNRVPVNFKYTFLNTIAENGIVGLLPSAQIGLANVKPEVTSETEGGVDLQMLGGRAQAEITGYKKRTTGLVLTAAPAPSSGFTSQVINGGSLTNSGIEVGLNMIPIQTRAFTWQSHETFSHNRGLVTSLPVPAFYTGSGFGERTARTKVQVGYAPDEVVAFTGFDSTGVNRLESFFGSESPDFEMGFGNDLTFGNVRLSSLVEWRHGGFLADLSQTYPENGVNGQSAIAGGNLADTAMNNADQANYAKGFPSFLEHASFAKLRELTLSVGLNSRLTNTLFRGTAKDARIELSGRNLWTWTHYRGLDPEVSNFSNSPLSRLWDLAPYPPSRQFMLSVNANF from the coding sequence GTGAGAAGGTTCAGCGTATCTCTGCTCGCCGCATTCTTCAGCGCAGCGTTGAGCGCCACGGCGTCGGCGCAACGACGCGTGAGCGGTCAGGTCAGCGACAGCGCCGGCACCGCGATCCCGGCCGCGACCGTCCTGGTGCAGGGCACCACGATCGCCGCCGTCACGAACACCGAAGGACAGTTCGTCATCGACAAGGTACCGGCCGGCGCGCAGACACTCGTTGTGCGCCGCATCGGTTTTCGTCGCACGGCAGCGCTGCTCTCCAGCACCGCGAACACGATCACGATTCTCGTCGGTCGCGATCCGCTGCAGCTCGACGAAGTGGTCGTGACCGGACAGGCAACGTCGGTCTCGACGCAGAACGCCGCGAACGCGGTGACGATCGTCAATAGCGCCGAGCTGCAGCGCGCGCCGCAGCCGAACATCGAGAATGCGCTGCAAGGCAAGGTGCCGGGTGCCGTCATCACGCAAAATTCCGGTGCACCGGGCGGCGGCGTGCAGGTGCAGATTCGCGGCAGCAATACCGTCAACGGCAACTATCAGCCGCTCTATGTGATCGACGGCGTCATCGTCGACAACACGGCGGTGTCGATCGGTCTGAACTCGATCACGGGCGCCGGCGGCGGCATCACGTCCAATCAGGACCAGATGGTCAACCGCGTGGCCGATCTCAACCCCGAGGACATTCAGGACATCCAGATCCTGAAGGGCCCGTCGGCCGGCGCGATCTACGGCTCGCGCGGCGCGAACGGTGTCATCGTCATCACGACGAAGAAGGGCCAGGCGGGCGCGCCGTCGTTCAACATCATTCAGCGCCTCGGCACCCAAACGCTCGCGAACAAATACGACTTGCGCTGCTTCACGTTCGACCAGGCGGTCGCCGAAGCGAAAGCCGATTTCGGCATCGACCTCACGCAGGCCGACTATGCCGGTTGCGTCGACCCGCAGGAGATCATCTACGGCAATCACCTCCTGTCGTACGAGACGAACATGTCCCTGCACGGCGGCTTCCAGAGCTCGGGCACGTCGTACTTTCTGTCGGGCACGGTGAAGCACGACGGCGGGCTTTCCGTCAACAGCGGATACAGCAAGCAGTCGCTCCGCACGAACCTCGCGCAGCTCATCGGCAGCAAGCTGAATCTCACCGGCTCGACGGAGATTCTGCACACGCTCACCGAGCGCGGCATCTTCGGCAACGACAACAACAACATCGCGCCCTACACCATCATGGGTGCGACGCCGACGTACTTCGATCCGCGCCGCGTCGATCCGACGACCGGTGCGCTCGTGAAGGATCCCTTCATCGCCGGCGGCGCGAACGTGCTGCAGGATGAGCAATCGGTCCGCACGCCTGAGGACGTCTTCCGCCTCATCGGCAACCTCCAGGCTGACTGGAGCATCCTCACCACGCAGCGCCAGGCGCTCAACTTCACCATGCTCGGCGGCGTGGACGCGTACAACGACCATTCGTTCATCTATTCCCCGCCGAATACCTACGTCGAGCAGAGCGGCAACATCAGTCCGTTCCCGGGCTCCGTCGTCGATGGCAACGCGGACGTGGTGAACGCGAACTTGCAGGGCACGCTCATTCACAAGATCACGATGCGCTTCGGCACCGCCAGCACGTCGGCCGGCTTCCGGCAGGAGCATCAGTCGTTCGTTCAGGACGTCGATCGCGGGCAAGGTCTCTTCCCCGGAATCACCAACTTCGCGACGGCCGTGCAGACCGCGGTCACGCAGCTGCATAGCCTGACCAAGACGTTCTCGTATTTCGCGCAGGAGGAGTTCCTCACGTTGCAGGAGCGGCTGATGGTCACCGCCGCGATCAACGGCGAGCGCTCGAGCACGAACGGCGACAGCGCGAAATTCTATGCCTTCCCGAAGTTCGCGGTGTCGTACAACATGCCGCTGGGCCGCTTCGGCCTCGACAACGCGAAGTTCCGTCTCTCCACCGGGCAGGCGGGCAACCGCGTGCCGGTGAACTTTAAATACACTTTCCTCAACACCATCGCCGAAAACGGAATCGTCGGTCTGTTGCCGTCGGCGCAGATTGGTCTGGCGAACGTCAAGCCCGAAGTCACGAGCGAAACCGAAGGCGGCGTCGATCTGCAGATGCTCGGCGGACGCGCGCAGGCGGAGATCACCGGCTACAAGAAGCGCACGACCGGTCTCGTGCTCACCGCGGCGCCCGCGCCGTCCAGCGGCTTTACCAGTCAGGTCATCAACGGCGGGTCGCTCACGAACAGCGGCATCGAGGTTGGGCTCAACATGATCCCGATTCAGACGCGCGCGTTCACGTGGCAGTCGCACGAAACGTTCTCGCACAACCGTGGCCTCGTGACGTCGCTGCCGGTGCCGGCGTTCTACACCGGCTCGGGCTTCGGTGAGCGCACCGCGCGCACGAAGGTGCAGGTAGGCTATGCGCCGGACGAAGTCGTGGCGTTCACCGGCTTCGACTCCACCGGCGTCAATCGCCTCGAGTCATTCTTCGGGTCGGAGAGCCCCGATTTCGAGATGGGCTTCGGAAACGATCTCACGTTCGGGAACGTCCGCCTGTCCTCGCTGGTCGAGTGGAGACATGGTGGCTTCCTCGCGGATCTGAGCCAGACGTATCCCGAGAACGGCGTGAATGGCCAGAGCGCGATCGCCGGCGGCAACCTGGCCGACACCGCGATGAACAACGCCGATCAGGCGAACTACGCGAAGGGTTTTCCATCGTTCCTCGAGCATGCCAGTTTCGCAAAGCTGCGCGAGCTGACGCTCAGCGTCGGATTGAATTCACGACTCACGAATACGTTGTTCCGCGGCACCGCCAAGGACGCACGCATCGAGCTGAGCGGACGCAACCTGTGGACGTGGACGCACTATCGAGGTCTCGATCCCGAAGTGTCGAACTTCAGCAACTCTCCACTGAGCCGCCTGTGGGATCTCGCTCCGTACCCACCGAGCCGGCAGTTCATGCTCTCCGTCAACGCCAACTTCTGA
- a CDS encoding carboxypeptidase regulatory-like domain-containing protein, whose protein sequence is MAVAFSIASLCDAARAAAQVPRDSAVAATLTGTFRDRAGAPVRGARVTIASGALVAISDSVGHFVVHGLTPAATEFTVHRIGYEPGRVTLNLRPGEALDVDFTLVDAAVELPAVESNATNTWLKKFNDHRASQGGGHFFTREDIEKANPRQLSDMLRSIPGLQLSAKPVGPPTVRMARSNLGAFGDCPVQYWVDGMRATDFELDDVAPREVEAIEVYSGPATLPPEYRTRIGTSSCGTIAIWTRMP, encoded by the coding sequence GTGGCAGTCGCGTTCAGCATTGCATCCTTGTGCGACGCTGCGCGCGCGGCCGCCCAGGTGCCACGCGACTCGGCGGTGGCGGCGACGCTCACCGGCACGTTCCGCGATCGCGCCGGCGCGCCGGTCCGCGGCGCTCGCGTGACGATCGCGTCCGGTGCTCTTGTCGCCATTTCCGACAGCGTGGGACATTTCGTCGTTCATGGTCTGACACCGGCGGCGACCGAATTCACTGTCCATCGAATTGGCTACGAACCGGGCCGCGTCACGCTCAACCTCCGGCCCGGCGAGGCGCTCGATGTCGATTTCACACTTGTCGATGCAGCCGTCGAGTTGCCCGCGGTGGAGTCGAACGCGACGAACACGTGGCTGAAGAAGTTCAACGATCATCGGGCGTCGCAGGGAGGCGGCCACTTCTTCACGCGCGAAGACATCGAGAAGGCGAATCCCAGACAGTTGAGCGACATGCTTCGCTCCATTCCGGGCCTTCAGCTCTCGGCGAAACCAGTGGGCCCACCGACCGTGCGCATGGCGCGCTCGAATCTGGGTGCGTTCGGTGATTGTCCGGTGCAGTACTGGGTCGACGGCATGCGCGCCACCGATTTCGAGCTCGACGACGTCGCGCCGCGTGAAGTCGAGGCCATCGAGGTGTATTCGGGGCCGGCAACGCTGCCGCCGGAATATCGTACGCGCATCGGGACGTCGTCGTGCGGTACCATCGCCATCTGGACGCGCATGCCGTGA
- a CDS encoding HNH endonuclease signature motif containing protein — translation MRKKSSSRRRGARGGRGGKGRGAAAKSERAHELTSHPTTRGAQADTRAWLLRHYGPTCAYCATKVPARAITLDHVAPRRGKTAYDRRDNLVLACRDCNAKKRDQPPLAFLLAVKSRAVNLLEYGAHLSAGLIDMARQLVPTDDATTAPATQRVRWNASDEDDGPSPYRDG, via the coding sequence ATGCGAAAGAAATCATCCTCGCGCCGCCGGGGTGCGCGCGGCGGTCGCGGCGGTAAGGGTCGCGGTGCGGCGGCCAAAAGCGAACGGGCTCACGAGCTGACCTCGCACCCAACGACGCGCGGCGCGCAAGCCGACACGCGCGCGTGGCTGCTCCGGCATTACGGCCCAACGTGCGCGTACTGCGCGACGAAGGTGCCCGCGCGCGCGATCACGCTCGATCACGTCGCCCCGCGACGCGGGAAGACGGCGTACGATCGCCGCGACAACCTCGTCCTTGCCTGCCGCGACTGCAACGCGAAGAAACGCGATCAGCCTCCGCTCGCCTTTCTGCTGGCGGTGAAGAGCCGCGCCGTGAATCTGCTCGAGTACGGCGCCCACTTGAGCGCGGGGCTCATCGACATGGCTCGGCAGCTCGTTCCAACTGATGATGCCACCACCGCGCCGGCGACACAGCGAGTGCGCTGGAACGCGTCTGATGAGGACGATGGCCCGTCGCCCTACCGCGACGGCTAA
- a CDS encoding M13 family metallopeptidase, whose protein sequence is MRVDDMLLRIPLALIACLCVPVAATAHAQAPPLQAERTRDTTVKPGDDFFAYANRAWLSSAVIPPGRDRWGVRDDIDVKTARQIAALLNDARTARPGSLARQVADFRAALLDRDAIDAKGLSAVAPMLERIAALHDKRALTRFLGATMRADVDPLNIGIFASRSILGLSVEHSIHGEHTYTAFLVQGGLGLGDRDRYVATDSAGEARRARYRTYVAHALTLAGFDHPDRRADSVVALETAIAVSHATLPASAVDRNADNEWSRSEFARQAPGFDWDVFFDAAGLGKQRVIVAWQPTAVKGVAALVASRPLDTWKDYLRFHAIDDVADALPRAISDAAADLRGDRRTRDERALAMTADALSGAVGKLYAERYFSPRQKARVRDIVGNVTAAFRRHVANVPWLSPDSRRIALEKIDALYVGIGYPETWERWTDLRVDPKDAAGNLRRVAERSRRHALMRLGSAYDSHEWVLGPHLVSAVLLFQQNAYTFAAALLQPPKFDSTASDAAAYGAIGALIGHDVSHFVDVLGADYLPDGRMHRWWTAADSANFETAAGPLVRQFSAYEPLPGVHVNGRLTRTENVADLAGLTAAFEAYRQSLGAKRADTAYVRRADREFFIAFARSFGVTMNDRALRAQLATDHAPETYRMNTVRNLDAWYDAFGVGPGQRLYIEPGARVRVW, encoded by the coding sequence ATGCGCGTCGACGACATGCTCCTTCGCATTCCGCTTGCTCTCATCGCGTGCCTCTGCGTGCCGGTTGCGGCAACGGCTCACGCGCAAGCGCCTCCGCTCCAAGCCGAGCGCACGCGGGATACGACCGTCAAACCCGGCGACGACTTTTTCGCCTATGCCAATCGCGCCTGGCTCAGCTCGGCCGTCATTCCACCCGGGCGAGACCGCTGGGGCGTGCGCGATGACATCGACGTGAAAACCGCGCGACAAATTGCCGCGCTGCTGAACGACGCGCGCACGGCACGACCTGGTTCGCTCGCTCGCCAGGTCGCGGATTTTCGCGCGGCGCTTCTCGATCGCGATGCGATCGACGCGAAAGGGCTCAGCGCGGTGGCTCCGATGCTCGAGCGCATCGCTGCCCTCCACGACAAGCGTGCGCTCACCCGCTTCCTTGGCGCCACCATGCGCGCCGACGTCGACCCGCTCAACATCGGCATCTTCGCGTCTCGCTCGATCCTCGGCCTCTCCGTCGAGCACAGCATTCATGGCGAACACACGTACACAGCCTTTCTCGTGCAGGGCGGCCTTGGCCTTGGCGATCGCGATCGATACGTGGCGACGGACTCCGCCGGCGAAGCGCGCCGCGCGCGTTATCGGACCTACGTCGCGCACGCGCTGACTCTCGCGGGATTCGATCATCCGGATCGGCGCGCCGACTCGGTGGTGGCGCTCGAAACGGCCATCGCCGTGTCGCATGCGACGCTTCCGGCGTCAGCGGTCGATCGCAACGCTGACAACGAGTGGTCGCGCTCGGAGTTCGCGCGGCAGGCGCCGGGCTTCGATTGGGACGTGTTCTTCGATGCCGCTGGTCTCGGCAAACAGCGAGTGATCGTCGCGTGGCAGCCAACGGCGGTGAAGGGAGTCGCGGCGCTCGTGGCCTCGCGACCGCTCGACACGTGGAAGGACTATCTCCGTTTTCACGCGATCGACGACGTTGCCGACGCGTTGCCGCGTGCGATCTCCGATGCCGCGGCCGATTTGCGTGGCGACCGGCGCACGCGCGATGAGCGCGCGCTGGCGATGACGGCAGACGCGCTGTCCGGCGCTGTCGGCAAGCTATACGCCGAACGCTACTTTTCGCCTCGCCAGAAAGCGCGCGTTCGCGACATTGTCGGCAACGTGACCGCGGCGTTTCGCCGGCACGTGGCGAACGTTCCGTGGTTGTCGCCCGACAGCAGGCGAATTGCTCTCGAGAAGATCGATGCCTTGTACGTCGGAATTGGTTATCCCGAGACGTGGGAGCGCTGGACCGATCTGCGCGTCGATCCGAAAGACGCCGCGGGCAATTTGCGGCGCGTCGCGGAACGAAGCCGCCGGCATGCATTGATGCGCCTGGGCAGCGCCTACGATTCGCACGAGTGGGTTCTGGGACCGCATCTCGTGTCCGCCGTTCTGCTATTCCAGCAGAACGCCTACACCTTCGCCGCCGCGCTGCTTCAGCCGCCGAAGTTCGATTCGACCGCGTCGGATGCCGCCGCATACGGCGCGATCGGCGCGCTCATCGGTCACGACGTGAGTCACTTCGTCGACGTGCTCGGCGCGGACTATTTGCCGGACGGCCGCATGCATCGGTGGTGGACGGCGGCCGACTCGGCGAACTTCGAGACCGCCGCGGGGCCGCTGGTGCGACAGTTCTCTGCCTATGAACCGCTGCCGGGCGTGCACGTGAACGGGCGCCTGACGCGCACGGAGAACGTGGCCGATCTCGCCGGCCTCACCGCGGCGTTCGAAGCGTATCGTCAATCGCTCGGGGCGAAGCGTGCCGACACGGCGTACGTGCGTCGCGCCGATCGCGAATTCTTCATCGCGTTCGCTCGATCGTTCGGTGTGACGATGAACGACAGGGCACTGCGCGCACAGCTCGCGACCGATCACGCGCCGGAAACCTATCGGATGAATACCGTCCGAAATCTCGACGCGTGGTATGACGCGTTCGGCGTCGGTCCGGGCCAGCGATTGTACATCGAGCCCGGCGCACGCGTGCGCGTCTGGTAG
- a CDS encoding serine hydrolase has product MRPFVVNAVSALALVMSLASCNRPKRLPVADTLTTTHPTVAGVDGRLGPTLDSIAASAIHRGVASGVAIAVARYGRLIHLRGYGTTDWAAGADAVTDSSLFDVASLTKVVATTTAAMLLVEQGKLDLDRPVRLYVPEIKARPKAAITSRMLLTHSAGFEAGAPLYRKFRGRAAYLKEINRRPLAYKPGKGETYSDWDMVVLQAVIERITKQPLDSFAEQHIFRPLAMTDTRYTPNIADAQLRRRIVATENDPARGGLLRGTVDDQNAWALGGVAGHAGLFTSARDLAVFAQMLLDGGLSHGRMFLRAETVAHWTARQSETSSRALGWDTPAPGASSGRYFSTRSFGHTGFTGASLWLDPERGVFVVLLMNRINSRGASEAHLAIRRAVSDAVQEAILDAPLVPWESRLSKTH; this is encoded by the coding sequence ATGCGGCCATTCGTTGTTAATGCGGTCAGTGCGCTCGCGCTCGTGATGAGCCTCGCGAGTTGCAATCGCCCCAAGCGCCTCCCCGTCGCGGACACGCTCACGACGACGCACCCCACCGTCGCCGGCGTCGATGGACGACTCGGACCGACCCTCGACTCGATCGCGGCGAGCGCCATTCATCGCGGCGTCGCGTCGGGCGTGGCGATCGCCGTCGCGCGATACGGCCGGCTCATCCATCTGCGCGGCTACGGCACGACTGATTGGGCAGCGGGCGCCGATGCCGTCACGGACTCCTCGCTGTTCGACGTCGCCTCGCTCACGAAAGTCGTCGCGACGACGACCGCCGCGATGCTGCTCGTCGAACAGGGAAAGCTCGATCTCGATCGCCCCGTGCGATTGTACGTGCCCGAGATCAAGGCGCGCCCCAAGGCCGCCATCACGTCACGCATGCTTCTCACCCACTCGGCGGGATTCGAAGCGGGCGCCCCGCTCTACCGAAAATTTCGCGGGCGCGCGGCATATCTGAAGGAGATCAACCGCCGGCCGCTCGCGTACAAGCCCGGCAAAGGCGAGACGTACAGCGACTGGGACATGGTCGTGTTGCAGGCCGTGATCGAGCGCATCACGAAGCAACCGCTCGATTCGTTCGCCGAGCAACACATCTTCCGGCCGCTCGCGATGACCGATACGCGCTACACGCCGAACATCGCCGACGCGCAGTTGCGCCGGCGCATCGTGGCGACGGAAAACGATCCCGCGCGCGGAGGCCTGCTGCGCGGCACCGTCGACGATCAGAACGCGTGGGCCCTGGGCGGCGTGGCCGGACATGCGGGGTTGTTCACGTCGGCGCGCGATCTCGCGGTGTTCGCGCAGATGCTGCTCGACGGCGGGCTGTCGCACGGCAGGATGTTCCTGCGCGCCGAAACGGTCGCGCACTGGACGGCGCGTCAGTCCGAGACATCGAGTCGCGCGTTGGGATGGGACACGCCGGCGCCGGGCGCGAGCTCAGGTCGTTACTTCTCGACGCGGAGCTTCGGGCATACCGGCTTCACCGGCGCGTCGCTGTGGCTCGATCCCGAGCGCGGCGTGTTCGTCGTGTTGTTGATGAACCGAATCAATTCACGCGGCGCGAGCGAGGCGCATCTCGCGATTCGCCGCGCGGTGTCGGATGCCGTGCAGGAGGCGATTCTGGACGCGCCGCTCGTCCCGTGGGAGTCGCGGCTGTCCAAAACGCACTAG